The stretch of DNA GcatgtatgttttttttttgtgccaGAAAAGAAGGCAAATAAAGCGAGTGAGAAAGGGATTGCTCGCAgctacttatattacactaACCAAATCTAATCCAGCAAACCTGTCAATCAAGGAAACGAACGAGAAAATAAAGAAATGTGAAAAATGTCCACGCGCATGATGCCTAGAAGCCCTTTTGCTTCCGATCTTGGGTTCCATATTGTTACAGAGATTCTCGGGTGAGGTGAGGTTCATTCATACAGTATAGTATGTCTGTGCTCCTCCAACCACCTGCTGCCCGCCTCCAATTTGCTATCAAAAAAACAAGGGAGACCTTTGTTTGAGAAAGAGATGGCTGGCTCGCATGTACTTAAAACCAactttatctaaaaaattgtaCTTGAAACAAATCAATCCGATCGCAGGAACCCATCAAGGAAactgaaaagaaatactcctaCTCTACTCCTAGAGAATTATTATTTGCCATATGGAACCTTCTTTTTTCATTCCTCTTGTTATTCTCCCTTGCCGTACAGACAAAGCCAAGGCATAAGAGCCACTTGCTTGGAGTCCAGTAGTCCTGTAAGTCTGTAACCAGGGCAGGCCAAAAGCTTGTTCTCATCTCACACTCAATAGTAAGTCCTGTAGCCGTGCACGCTGCAGCTTCGCTTGGCTTCACTTCACTCCACAGCTGACCTGCTCATCAGCTGCCCGGGCGTGGCTTGCTTGCATCAGCTGCCACTGCAGGAACGGGAGGGGATAGTGGCGGCACTGCACTGCAAGGGGGAATAGGGGATGGCGAGGCGTCGGCGCGCAGCAGGTGCAGGTGCAGGTGCAGGGCCGGGTGCGGCGACCAACCGCTTCCAATTCCGGGAGGAGCTAGGCGGGCTGAAGGTGATGGGCGTGGATTTCTGGAGTGGGGTGCAAGCGATtctgccctgccctgcccctGCGCAAAGACCCTGCGGCCTGGCCTGCAGCTCGCAAGAAAGGATGATGATTGGTTGTTGGGTGGGGGTGGGTGCGGCGAGCACGTCGACGACGACAGCGATCCATTACAGTCTTAGAGAGGAGTGGACTTGCTAGCAGCGACACATACTGAATTACTATATATATTGCTGGTGGTGATCAACGAtgatcatgcatgcatctttCCTTTTGTAAAAGTCTGCTAATATCCTGATGGTCAGTGCGTGCGTACTGACATTGACAGACacgagacacacacacacacaccccaacGACATTTGGAGCGATAGTGTTTGGATTAAgccattaattaattaattaattaattagtaTACCTGTTCATTCATCAAATGAAAAGTGGTGCCTGTCATCAGAAGTGGGCATGGTGCATGTGGGCCAACAATATGCAGGTTAGAGCGAGCAAACACTAGAAACTAAAATCCAGCACGCGCGCGCTTGAGGAAGGCAAGGAATCGGGTGGTTAGGATCCGCAGCACAGcaggaaggaagaaaggagggtAAAAACTGCATGAAGAAACCTTTGGTGGTAGCAAGTGCGTTGGGCTGAGCTTGGGCACCAAGACCATGAGATAGCTGATGATCAGGCAGGCGGTTACGGTGGTCAGCATACAGCAACTGCTACTGCTGGGGTGTCGCCTTGCCCTTGCTGCTATCCTGAGCAACAGAGCAAGCTAGGAGCCGAGCAAGCCAGCTGTGGAATCACGAGCCGACCACCAGCAGCCGTCGTCCACGTACGAGACATTCCCGTACGGTACGACTGACTGGCAAGTGGTTGTGGCCCACGAGCTGAGCAAAATATGCAGCTCAGCACATGAAAGAGTAACCCGGACCAATACCTAAAGTCACTGCCATGCGGGGGCGAAGTTCATTCATGCAGGGGACCTTTTTTTTGTGTGGTTCCAATGGACAGTAATACAGTGTTATACAGGTATCGTGCTTAACGAACAAAATGTAAGCTGGACGATATCTACAGTTTGGACTCGAATGCTTAACATCCGAACAACTGTGACTACAAATATTGACAGCTGACCTTACAATTCCCCTGGGGCTCCGTAACACCAACCAACCATGCAAACAAGGAATATAGCCATACCAGCTGCAACGGTCAAATGACATACTAATTCAAAATTCACTAATGATATTGACTCTTTAACAACAAATGCCGATCAATAAGTAAAGTTACAACCTCAGGTAAGCCACCCCCATCAGCATCTATGCAAACTAGAGTTATATACAAAAGACAGGTCAAGGTGAGGTGTTTCAATAAATCAAGCGGAAGCACATCTTTCTCAGGCGGCGGCAGCTCAAATCCATCCAACTACTATCAATGAAGAATATCAAGTCTTCCCTCTCCTCAGCCCCCCTCTCTAATGTACATTTGGTATTAAAATTCTTTTACACCTTACAGATCAAAATTGTGCAGCAATAACAGCTAGCCACTTCGTTACAGAATCCAGCCTCTTGGCAACCAACACTGTCTGTTTCTCCACGCAGGCACTCAGTCGGTCTACTACCCTGCCTGCGTCGACTCACACAAGTGCTGCGAGCTAGGCACCCAACTAGAAGGGTGCATGCAGTTATGACAACAGCTACCTGTGAATGTATGAAACATCCCAGCAGGCCAAGCTACACAAGTTGTAGCAAGAGCGCTGGCAGAAACAAGCAGAGTTGATGTAGATCTTTGATGTTTCAGCTTCAGAGGATCGATACTCAGCAACCTAATATGGGATGACATATGGTAAAGCAATGACATCGGCAGGGTCAATTTTCAGAGCCTCAGCCCACACTTTGGGTGCTCCATCAGCCTCTGAACTGGCCTTCTTTGACTGGCTGCTGCTACCTTGGTCGAAGAGCCAGTCCTCACCTTCATGCTCAGGCCATTCCATCATTTGAGGTGCTTCAGGAATGCTGTATATCTGGCTAAGATACTTGCAGTCAGGGTGAGGTGACTTCCTAGAAGGTGTGCCATTCTCATAAGCAGCCACTGGATCGACTGAAGCTGCAGATTGCTGCTGAGCCTGTTTGTTGCCATTGAACTTCTCTTCCTTCTTATGGAGCCTTTCAGCCTTTTCAATATTTAGGGCTTCTGGCTTCACAGAAGAGAGTGGCGCGGCTACATGAGATGCTGTACCATTCTCCACACGATTGTTCGGGAGGGCTGGTCTCGGCAACTTTGTAGGCCGCATATCATGAACGTCTGTACAGCATCAGAAGTCTTATAATATAAAGCACCATAAAAAAGGATAATGGTGTTCAACAAGACTACATAatgctcaaaagtgcaaaatAAAATAGGCTAGGAACTCACTTTGTAAGTAACCATTCGTCTCATGATTCTTTCGCTTCTTCTCATCAGGCACAACAGATTTTCCATCAgctggtggggctgaaggagggCCCGAGGGCTTCGAGTGAAGACTATCTATCGGATAATTTATATTGTTCTCTCTTAGCTTATCTTGCTCTTTGTGATTATGTTCTGCTTTCTCCTTCTTTGcctctttctcctttttcttctctttgtgtttatctttctctttccttttctttttctcgtgCCGATCACTCTTCTTGTCCTCTTTCTTGGCAGCATCAGGTGCCCCATCTCTGACCTTCTCCATCCTTTCACCTCTTCCATCTGCAGCTTTGTCCATAGCTGGAGGTTTCGACATAACAAGTTTCTGATCAGCTGAAATTTTAGCCTGCGGTAGCCTTCCACCGTGTTCCTTTTCCTTCCACATAGCAGGTGAAAGACCTCCCGCATCAGGCTTATTAGCAGAGACAGAAAGGTTTTCAGGTGATTGCACCATTCCATTTGGCCTCCGAATTGTAATGCTTGGGCTTGGGATACTTGACCTAGGAATTCCTCTATCTATCCCCGCTCCTGCATTGGATGTAGATGGACTGTCAAATCTCTGAATAGATGTTGTGGTGTGCTCCGTTGGCCTAGCAACCTTGCCATTTCCCTTATGCATAGTATTAGCATGATTTGGAAGCAATGGAGAGGCGGTGCCAACTTCTTGCTTTGCAACATCTTGGCTTGCAGTCTCAGTTCTCTTCCGAACCAATATGCTAATGTTACTGATTCGCTGTCCAATCCCCTCTTTTCTGGGTGTGACTTCAGTATTGGAGGGAGGCCTTCCAGCTTTGACTCTTTCCTCCATCGTAGGTGCTGGTGTAAAACCAGCAGCAGTTCTTTGAGCTGAAGTAGTGAAGTTTTCTGAATGTCGTACAGATGTCCCATTCCTCTGATGGTTGATGTTCTGCTGCCCCAATCCCTCATTTTTCCTTGAAGCATTACTAGATTGAATATGCATTTTATTAACTGCAGATCTTTCATTCTCAATTGCAGGAGATGCACTGAAGCCTCCACGACTTCTATCATTTGAAACAGCATAATTTTCAATAGGACGACTCGCTGCCCCTTTCTCATCTGGTATCTTTCTGACCAAATCCTCCCTGGACTTAATATCCttattttcttcagatttcCTGCTGCTCTCTCCGACCTTCTGATTATGGAGAGTCTCATCATGTCTTTCAATTCCTTCTACTGATTCCTTGCTTTTATCTTTGCTCTTGTcttttttcttgtctttgtgtttttcttttcgATCCTTCTTATCTTTATGCTTATCCTTACTCCTATCtttatccttcctttctttaCCTTCTTTTTTATCCTTGTCCTTCTTATGCTTCTTCTCTTTGTGTTTCTCCTGAAATAAGAATGTTGTTTCCAAGTCAATTAAATGCCAAGCACACAATGTCTAGCAAATGAATAGAAACAAAAGGCCAGGAGCATAGCAATAGTGAAATACAATCCAGATTCAGAAATAACCATTTAACAACTAAAATATCCGAATTGATAAAAATGCTGATCTTTTCAGATGAACAGGGTACACACCACACGGGTACATGACTATCCAGAGTCACTGCGTAAAAGCATACTGACTGAAAACTGGTAATCATGTTAACCATACTAGTTCCATTCCAGAGTTCTCGGCTCATTGAATTTGTATTTGACATCTTATTACTTTGTATTCATGCTAAAAAATTTTTGCTGAAGTGTAGGTAATATGAACTAAACTGGTATACTATCAGCATTTTTACCTTATTGTACAGACATGAGAAATGTACTTTTGAACCCACTTCTCAAAAAATGCAAATAGGTAGTTGGCCTCCCGACTACAGCTTATTAAATCTGACAGGAACAAAGTAATTATAGCAATACATTAACTCTCAAGTCAATGTCTTCAGTACTAAGTTAAGCTCCATTTGCTTAAAAATATGG from Panicum virgatum strain AP13 chromosome 9K, P.virgatum_v5, whole genome shotgun sequence encodes:
- the LOC120649609 gene encoding zinc finger CCCH domain-containing protein 18-like: MSRCYPFPPPGYEKTAPPDAQLASNLQQLDKEKHKEKKHKKDKDKKEGKERKDKDRSKDKHKDKKDRKEKHKDKKKDKSKDKSKESVEGIERHDETLHNQKVGESSRKSEENKDIKSREDLVRKIPDEKGAASRPIENYAVSNDRSRGGFSASPAIENERSAVNKMHIQSSNASRKNEGLGQQNINHQRNGTSVRHSENFTTSAQRTAAGFTPAPTMEERVKAGRPPSNTEVTPRKEGIGQRISNISILVRKRTETASQDVAKQEVGTASPLLPNHANTMHKGNGKVARPTEHTTTSIQRFDSPSTSNAGAGIDRGIPRSSIPSPSITIRRPNGMVQSPENLSVSANKPDAGGLSPAMWKEKEHGGRLPQAKISADQKLVMSKPPAMDKAADGRGERMEKVRDGAPDAAKKEDKKSDRHEKKKRKEKDKHKEKKKEKEAKKEKAEHNHKEQDKLRENNINYPIDSLHSKPSGPPSAPPADGKSVVPDEKKRKNHETNGYLQNVHDMRPTKLPRPALPNNRVENGTASHVAAPLSSVKPEALNIEKAERLHKKEEKFNGNKQAQQQSAASVDPVAAYENGTPSRKSPHPDCKYLSQIYSIPEAPQMMEWPEHEGEDWLFDQGSSSQSKKASSEADGAPKVWAEALKIDPADVIALPYVIPY